The Deltaproteobacteria bacterium PRO3 genome includes a window with the following:
- the polA gene encoding DNA polymerase I: TSLDPLKARLVGLSFAPAAGEAYYLPVGHAHAARQLALEPTLAALKPVLENAAVAKIAQHFKYDSHVLRNHGVRVAGLSCDTMLASYLLDPATSHKLDNLAARHLDHKMISFEEVAGKGGDFSAVDPQAAAEYSCEDADVTWQLAELFQPMLKEAGLWDLFHDVEIPLSLVLEEMERRGIKVDKKFLEGLQAEFGARIQAQEAKIHALAGEAFNIQSPKQLGTILFEKLKLPVQRKTKTGYSTDVDVLTELAKVHELPKEILEYRSLAKLKSTYVDALLEILDPGTHRVHTSFNQTIAETGRLSSSDPNLQNIPIRSEDGAKIRRAFVAEAGFSLLSADYSQIELRVLAHLSGDPTLLAAFAEEHDIHRMTAASIFQVNEALVTPAMRAAGKTVNFAVVYGQTPFGLSGQLGVTQAQAKKYIDQYFEKYSGVREYREKVLAEAREKKEVRTYMGRRRFVPEIDSKNTMSRNLAERIAFNTVIQGTAADIIKKAMVEIEAEMREKGMKSRLLLQVHDELVFEAADPEREALRELVRRRMEGAVPFRVRLKVEIGLGPNWAEAH; this comes from the coding sequence ACCTCGCTAGACCCCCTCAAGGCGCGCCTGGTGGGGCTCTCCTTCGCCCCCGCGGCGGGGGAGGCCTACTACCTGCCGGTCGGCCACGCCCATGCCGCGCGGCAGCTCGCCCTCGAGCCGACGCTGGCGGCGCTCAAGCCCGTCCTGGAAAACGCGGCGGTCGCCAAGATCGCCCAACATTTCAAGTACGACTCCCACGTCTTGCGCAATCACGGCGTGCGCGTTGCGGGCTTGAGCTGCGACACCATGCTGGCCAGCTACCTGCTGGACCCGGCGACCAGCCATAAGCTGGACAACCTGGCCGCCCGCCACCTCGACCACAAGATGATCTCCTTCGAGGAGGTGGCGGGGAAGGGCGGCGACTTCTCCGCCGTCGACCCCCAGGCGGCCGCGGAGTACAGCTGCGAGGACGCCGACGTCACCTGGCAGCTGGCCGAGCTCTTCCAGCCCATGCTTAAGGAGGCCGGTCTTTGGGACTTGTTCCATGACGTGGAGATCCCCTTGAGCCTGGTCCTCGAGGAGATGGAACGGCGCGGGATCAAGGTCGACAAGAAATTCCTCGAGGGCCTGCAGGCCGAGTTCGGCGCGCGCATCCAGGCGCAGGAGGCCAAGATCCACGCCCTGGCGGGCGAGGCCTTCAACATCCAGTCGCCCAAGCAACTCGGGACCATCCTCTTCGAAAAGCTCAAGCTGCCGGTCCAGCGCAAGACCAAGACCGGTTATTCCACCGACGTGGATGTTTTGACCGAGTTGGCCAAGGTACACGAGCTGCCCAAGGAGATCCTCGAGTACCGCAGCCTGGCCAAGCTGAAGTCGACCTACGTCGACGCCCTGCTCGAGATCCTCGATCCCGGGACGCACCGGGTCCACACCAGCTTCAACCAGACCATCGCCGAGACGGGCCGGCTCTCCAGCAGCGATCCCAATCTGCAGAACATCCCCATCCGCAGCGAGGACGGCGCGAAGATCCGCCGGGCCTTCGTCGCCGAAGCGGGATTTTCCCTGCTCAGCGCCGACTATTCCCAGATCGAGCTGCGGGTCCTCGCCCACCTTTCGGGGGACCCCACATTGTTGGCGGCCTTCGCCGAAGAGCACGACATCCACCGGATGACGGCGGCGAGCATCTTCCAGGTGAACGAGGCCCTGGTCACGCCGGCGATGCGCGCGGCGGGGAAGACGGTCAACTTCGCCGTCGTCTACGGGCAGACGCCCTTCGGACTCTCCGGGCAGTTGGGCGTCACCCAGGCCCAGGCGAAGAAATACATCGACCAGTATTTTGAAAAATACTCCGGCGTGCGCGAGTACCGCGAGAAGGTCCTGGCCGAGGCCCGCGAGAAGAAAGAGGTGCGCACCTATATGGGGCGGCGCCGCTTCGTCCCCGAGATCGACAGCAAGAACACGATGTCGCGCAACCTCGCCGAGCGCATCGCCTTCAACACCGTGATCCAGGGCACCGCCGCGGACATCATCAAGAAGGCGATGGTCGAGATCGAGGCCGAGATGCGCGAGAAGGGCATGAAATCCCGCCTCCTGCTCCAAGTGCACGACGAGCTGGTCTTCGAGGCCGCGGACCCCGAGAGGGAGGCCCTGCGCGAGCTGGTGCGCCGCCGCATGGAGGGCGCGGTGCCCTTCCGCGTGAGGCTCAAGGTCGAGATCGGACTGGGCCCGAATTGGGCCGAGGCGCATTGA
- a CDS encoding anion transporter yields MTSHPNATLLVFIAGYAALAVGHLFSFKINRTGIALLGAILMVTVGGFPPHQALLAVNFPTLITLYALMILSGQLWLSGFFTWVAQKIASALDRPKVFLFQLMAASALLSAFLINDVVCLAFTPVVTLAVLRKGLNPLPFLMGLALAANIGAAATPIGNPQNIMVSSMARLHFSQYLLWSLPPTLLALAAAYGLTWALGRKDLKTVQAPRPLEEAFPVLDRRETTKGLLLFGIVVALFFTPLPRDLVMLSAAGILLLSRRISSTDLLGRVDYSILTLFTGLFIIVGGLRDTAFPAMALRALQSWGVDPHNPYLLTLVTAAFSNLMSNAATVMLLAKTLSLQDTATAMVLALSNSFAGNLLIIGSIANLIVAEQAARYGVEIRFRAFARYGLPVTAVSLAILMGWIWLRLRWG; encoded by the coding sequence ATGACCTCCCACCCTAACGCCACCCTGCTCGTATTCATCGCCGGCTATGCAGCGTTGGCCGTCGGCCATCTCTTTTCCTTCAAGATCAACCGCACGGGCATCGCCCTGTTGGGAGCCATTTTGATGGTCACCGTGGGGGGCTTCCCGCCGCATCAGGCCCTGCTGGCGGTGAATTTTCCGACCCTCATCACCCTCTACGCCCTGATGATCCTCTCCGGTCAGCTCTGGCTGTCGGGCTTCTTCACCTGGGTCGCCCAAAAGATCGCCTCCGCTCTCGACCGGCCCAAGGTCTTTCTCTTTCAATTGATGGCCGCTTCGGCCCTGCTCTCGGCCTTTTTGATCAATGACGTGGTCTGCCTGGCCTTCACGCCGGTCGTCACCCTTGCGGTCCTCCGCAAGGGCCTCAACCCGCTGCCCTTCCTGATGGGATTGGCCTTAGCCGCCAACATCGGGGCGGCGGCGACGCCGATCGGCAACCCGCAGAACATCATGGTCAGCTCCATGGCCCGCCTACATTTTTCCCAGTACCTCCTCTGGAGCCTGCCGCCGACGCTGCTCGCCTTGGCCGCCGCCTATGGCCTGACCTGGGCCCTGGGCCGCAAGGACTTGAAGACCGTCCAGGCGCCGCGCCCCCTCGAGGAGGCCTTCCCCGTCCTGGACCGCCGCGAGACGACCAAGGGACTGCTCCTCTTCGGGATCGTCGTGGCCCTCTTCTTCACCCCGCTGCCCCGCGACCTGGTCATGCTGAGCGCCGCGGGGATCCTGCTGCTCAGCCGGCGCATCTCCAGCACCGATCTCCTCGGCCGGGTCGATTACTCGATCCTCACTTTGTTCACGGGCCTCTTCATCATCGTGGGCGGCCTGCGCGACACGGCCTTCCCCGCCATGGCTCTGCGGGCCCTGCAGTCCTGGGGCGTCGACCCGCACAACCCCTACTTATTGACCCTGGTGACGGCGGCCTTCAGCAATTTGATGAGCAACGCGGCCACGGTGATGCTGCTCGCCAAGACCCTTTCCCTCCAGGACACGGCCACCGCGATGGTGCTCGCCCTATCCAACAGCTTCGCGGGCAATTTGCTGATCATCGGCAGCATCGCCAACCTGATCGTCGCCGAGCAAGCGGCGCGCTACGGGGTGGAGATCCGCTTCCGGGCCTTTGCGCGCTACGGCCTTCCCGTCACGGCGGTCTCGCTGGCGATCTTGATGGGATGGATTTGGCTGAGGCTGCGCTGGGGCTGA